In one Marinomonas maritima genomic region, the following are encoded:
- the rep gene encoding DNA helicase Rep, producing MSESLPSISQRLRNLNERQLDAVKNIDGPLLVLAGAGSGKTSVITTKIAYLIQTCGYKANSIIAVTFTNKAAREMKERVVGMLSKQESRGLSISTFHNLGLRILRKEFRRAGLKEGFTLFDSQDSLSLIKEILNKEFNGQTDSAAYCQNTVSNWKNDLTTPQEAMTNADTEEFLLAAQVYAQYQRYLRAYNAVDFDDLILLPVSLLMADEGLRDRWQKKVRYLLVDECQDTNGSQYELIRLLAGYRRCFTLVGDDDQSIYAWRGARPENLERLSVDYPNLKLVKLEQNYRSTKTILKAANTLIANNPHIHDKALWSDHEIGDPIRVMVTRNEDSESERVAAEIQSRHLRYEIPYRDFAILYRGNHQARLLEIKLQAYRIPYKMNGGTSFFSRAEIKDLMGYLRLLVNPSDDNAFLRVVNLPRREIGPATLEKVGNLATERGVSLFEASGYKELEETITGRSLKSLQDFESWMSTLRKRLEGASPVPVIEQMIHDMDYYGWIQEQTSSSKAGDRRIENVRFLLDSIQRMMESAWEEDETAGLDQAISKLLLIDMLERQEEEEDEDKVQLLTLHASKGLEYPHVFLIGCEEELLPHRNSIENDDIEEERRLAYVGITRAKKTLCITMAAKRRQYGEEIDCLPSRFLDELPEEDLVWEGRGDEGESAKKERGQASLSALKAMLNG from the coding sequence ATGAGTGAGTCCCTTCCTTCCATATCCCAACGTTTGAGAAATCTAAACGAGCGCCAACTTGATGCGGTCAAAAATATTGATGGACCATTACTGGTATTGGCTGGAGCAGGGTCAGGAAAAACCAGCGTGATCACGACGAAAATCGCGTATTTGATTCAAACGTGTGGGTATAAAGCGAACAGCATCATCGCGGTAACCTTTACGAATAAAGCCGCCCGCGAGATGAAAGAGCGTGTTGTTGGTATGCTTTCTAAACAAGAAAGCCGAGGCTTAAGCATTTCTACTTTTCATAATTTAGGCTTACGCATTCTACGCAAAGAGTTCCGCCGAGCGGGTTTGAAAGAAGGCTTCACTCTATTTGATTCCCAAGACTCCCTCAGCTTGATCAAAGAAATTCTGAACAAAGAATTTAATGGTCAAACGGACTCTGCGGCCTATTGTCAGAACACAGTGTCCAATTGGAAAAACGACTTAACAACACCGCAAGAAGCCATGACCAACGCCGATACCGAAGAGTTTTTGTTGGCGGCGCAAGTTTACGCGCAATATCAGCGTTATTTGCGCGCTTATAATGCGGTGGATTTTGATGACCTTATTTTGCTTCCCGTCAGCTTGTTAATGGCAGATGAAGGGTTGCGTGATCGTTGGCAGAAAAAAGTCCGCTATTTACTGGTGGATGAGTGCCAAGACACCAACGGCAGTCAATATGAATTGATTCGTTTATTAGCCGGTTATCGACGTTGCTTTACCTTAGTGGGCGACGATGACCAATCCATCTACGCATGGCGAGGTGCGCGTCCTGAAAACCTAGAGCGCTTGTCGGTCGATTATCCAAACTTAAAACTGGTCAAGCTAGAGCAAAATTATCGCTCGACTAAGACCATCTTAAAAGCCGCTAATACGTTAATAGCAAACAACCCTCATATTCATGACAAAGCCTTGTGGAGTGACCATGAAATAGGCGACCCGATCCGCGTAATGGTCACTCGAAACGAAGATTCAGAATCGGAACGTGTGGCGGCTGAAATACAATCTCGTCATTTGCGTTATGAGATCCCGTATCGAGATTTTGCCATTTTATATCGAGGCAATCACCAAGCGCGTTTATTGGAAATTAAACTGCAAGCCTACCGAATCCCTTACAAAATGAACGGTGGCACGTCTTTCTTCTCCCGCGCAGAAATCAAAGATTTGATGGGGTATTTACGTCTGTTAGTAAACCCGTCAGATGATAATGCTTTTCTGAGAGTAGTGAATTTACCACGACGAGAAATCGGCCCTGCGACCTTAGAAAAAGTCGGTAATCTTGCCACTGAACGCGGTGTGAGCTTGTTTGAAGCGTCGGGTTACAAAGAGCTAGAAGAAACCATTACAGGGCGCTCGCTGAAAAGTCTGCAAGACTTCGAGAGTTGGATGTCTACCTTACGTAAACGTCTAGAAGGGGCGTCGCCTGTTCCTGTGATTGAGCAAATGATTCATGACATGGACTATTACGGCTGGATTCAGGAACAAACGTCTTCGTCTAAAGCGGGCGATCGTCGCATCGAAAACGTGCGCTTCTTACTGGATTCTATTCAACGCATGATGGAATCGGCGTGGGAAGAAGACGAAACCGCGGGCTTGGATCAGGCGATTAGCAAGCTGTTATTGATTGATATGCTAGAGCGTCAAGAAGAAGAGGAAGACGAAGATAAAGTACAGTTGTTAACGCTTCATGCTTCCAAAGGTCTGGAATACCCGCATGTTTTCTTGATCGGCTGTGAAGAAGAACTTTTGCCCCACAGGAACAGTATAGAAAACGACGACATAGAAGAAGAGCGTCGTTTGGCTTACGTTGGCATAACACGGGCGAAAAAAACCTTATGCATCACCATGGCCGCGAAGCGCCGACAATACGGTGAAGAAATTGACTGTTTACCAAGCCGGTTCCTTGATGAACTGCCAGAAGAAGATTTGGTTTGGGAAGGTCGCGGCGACGAAGGGGAGAGCGCTAAAAAAGAACGTGGTCAGGCATCATTGTCGGCATTAAAAGCCATGTTAAACGGCTAG
- a CDS encoding bile acid:sodium symporter family protein, whose amino-acid sequence MVIQLFPLWALLLSVLAFFQPDLFVGLKTQIVPLLTVIMLAMGLTLSPTDFKQVLKNRKAVGVGVILQFLVMPIAAFGVAFAFGFDTELTVGMLLVGSVAGGTSSNVMCYLAKGDTALSISMTAISTLIGVILTPFLVSLMIGQSVDVPVAGMLLSLLKIVLLPVAAGVLINTLFSKFVYKAEPIFPYISMFAIVLIIAIVVALSASKIVQVGLIVAAAVIIHNAIGLTLGYWVTYLLGFDARVCRTIAFEVGLQNSGLAAALAVKFFTPMAALPGTIFSVWHNISGSLLASYWSRRPVLENNSEDTSK is encoded by the coding sequence ATGGTTATTCAGCTGTTCCCCCTATGGGCATTGTTACTTTCTGTGCTTGCTTTTTTTCAACCGGATTTATTTGTCGGCTTGAAAACTCAAATTGTTCCATTACTGACGGTCATTATGTTAGCAATGGGATTAACCCTAAGCCCAACAGACTTTAAACAGGTTTTAAAAAACCGTAAAGCCGTTGGTGTGGGTGTTATTCTGCAATTTTTAGTGATGCCGATAGCGGCGTTTGGTGTGGCGTTCGCGTTTGGCTTTGATACGGAACTGACCGTTGGTATGTTGTTGGTTGGCAGCGTGGCAGGCGGTACGTCATCGAATGTGATGTGTTATTTGGCGAAAGGCGATACGGCGTTGTCTATTTCCATGACCGCGATTTCGACCTTGATTGGTGTGATACTAACACCTTTCTTGGTATCTTTGATGATAGGTCAAAGTGTAGATGTACCAGTAGCTGGTATGTTGTTGAGCCTACTCAAAATTGTATTGTTACCTGTTGCGGCGGGTGTGTTGATTAATACGTTGTTCTCAAAATTTGTATACAAAGCAGAACCAATTTTTCCTTATATTTCTATGTTCGCGATTGTCCTTATCATTGCGATTGTCGTGGCCTTGAGTGCATCTAAAATTGTTCAAGTTGGCCTCATCGTAGCGGCTGCTGTAATTATCCATAATGCGATTGGTTTGACATTAGGCTACTGGGTAACTTATTTACTTGGTTTTGATGCCCGTGTATGTCGTACGATTGCGTTCGAAGTGGGTTTGCAGAACTCAGGTTTGGCGGCGGCGTTGGCGGTGAAATTTTTCACGCCAATGGCAGCATTACCAGGCACTATTTTTAGTGTGTGGCACAATATTTCGGGATCATTGTTGGCGAGCTATTGGAGTCGTCGACCTGTTTTGGAAAATAACAGCGAAGACACCTCTAAATAA
- a CDS encoding methyl-accepting chemotaxis protein → MSFKSLHQRYILGFICFVVIASLLTVAGLKTFVAPKLYQLEKSGVYKDITNMSQKISLELVKIEAQSRSITQVIPDFTSQQIDEFLPSILDQYGRKAVFGGGIWPLPYARDKSVDRFSSFYVRNGSNKMTESAFWNSKEAKENYYEQGWYKQALNVPKGTCKWWPAYADAGYEARTNCAMAIYKNGEPYGVSTIDLTLGFFNSLVKDLTQEVGGDVMIFEASGKIVSNLPNYDKDIILKNVSDISNLAFINTINSVVSDNTLSSGRLEREYENNGQNHTLIVIPVSNTPWFMAVGVPTNSLNQASNSVMFTLFSIQIPLFILMLIVVIFVIGVLFSRIKLVRQNLDQLSSGDADLTQRLDTSKGDELASINQSVNHFIESLQRLISEVVGENKQIDSSIKLLNQQVIENNTSLDRHSAETLQAVTAINEMSVSSGAVAENSRKSATLVREVNENTKLSKTELTSATEKVSKLSDDVQSSTDKVLQLKNNAIEITEILSVIGEIAGQTNLLALNAAIEAARAGEQGRGFAVVADEVRTLASRTHTSTIEINDMLDKLQVGVDSVVSAMDVTKNSCDNAIESTKKAYESVDSVADSVGRINELSAEIAVAATQQSKVSDDIDSNMVAIREVVETLVASGVKAHQINDVLSSSNEKLAALINKFKV, encoded by the coding sequence ATGAGTTTTAAATCTTTACACCAACGTTATATTCTAGGTTTTATCTGCTTTGTCGTTATTGCTTCATTGCTAACGGTTGCGGGGCTTAAGACTTTTGTTGCACCAAAACTGTATCAGCTAGAAAAATCTGGTGTATATAAAGACATTACAAACATGAGCCAGAAGATAAGCTTGGAGCTTGTAAAAATTGAAGCGCAGTCTCGGTCAATTACGCAAGTGATTCCTGATTTTACCTCTCAACAAATTGACGAATTTTTACCATCTATACTTGACCAGTATGGTAGAAAAGCCGTTTTTGGTGGCGGTATATGGCCATTGCCATATGCACGAGATAAATCTGTTGATAGGTTCAGTAGTTTTTACGTGAGAAACGGCAGCAACAAAATGACCGAAAGTGCATTTTGGAACAGTAAGGAAGCGAAAGAAAACTATTATGAACAAGGATGGTACAAGCAAGCATTGAATGTGCCTAAGGGGACCTGTAAATGGTGGCCAGCGTATGCGGATGCGGGCTACGAAGCGCGCACTAATTGTGCAATGGCAATATACAAGAATGGCGAGCCTTATGGCGTTTCAACAATAGATCTTACCCTTGGCTTTTTCAATTCTTTAGTGAAAGATCTCACCCAAGAAGTTGGGGGGGATGTCATGATATTTGAAGCGAGTGGCAAAATAGTCAGTAATTTGCCTAATTATGATAAGGATATTATTTTAAAAAATGTTAGTGATATTTCAAATTTAGCGTTTATTAATACTATAAATTCAGTTGTTTCTGATAATACATTAAGTTCAGGTCGCTTAGAGCGAGAGTATGAAAACAATGGACAGAATCATACACTCATCGTTATACCTGTTAGTAATACTCCTTGGTTTATGGCGGTTGGCGTGCCGACTAATAGTTTGAACCAAGCATCCAACAGTGTCATGTTTACTTTGTTTAGCATTCAAATACCTCTATTTATATTGATGCTCATTGTAGTGATATTTGTTATTGGTGTTTTATTCTCAAGAATTAAATTGGTCAGACAAAACCTTGATCAGCTGTCGTCTGGCGATGCGGATTTAACACAACGATTGGATACATCTAAGGGAGATGAATTAGCATCAATTAACCAGTCGGTGAATCATTTTATCGAATCTCTACAACGATTAATTTCAGAAGTAGTTGGTGAAAATAAGCAGATTGATTCAAGTATTAAGTTGCTTAATCAACAGGTTATTGAAAATAACACGTCATTAGACAGACACTCGGCCGAGACATTACAAGCGGTAACTGCCATAAATGAAATGAGTGTTTCTTCTGGTGCAGTTGCAGAAAATTCAAGAAAAAGCGCTACGCTTGTTCGAGAAGTGAACGAAAATACTAAGTTATCAAAAACAGAATTAACATCGGCAACTGAAAAAGTTTCTAAGCTGTCAGATGATGTTCAATCATCTACTGATAAGGTGCTTCAGCTTAAAAATAATGCGATTGAAATTACAGAAATACTGAGTGTTATTGGAGAAATTGCGGGGCAAACGAACCTTCTAGCATTAAACGCAGCAATTGAAGCCGCTCGTGCTGGTGAACAAGGTCGAGGCTTTGCCGTGGTTGCCGACGAAGTTAGAACACTTGCGAGCCGTACACATACCAGTACGATCGAAATAAACGACATGTTGGACAAGTTACAAGTAGGCGTTGATAGTGTGGTGTCTGCTATGGATGTGACTAAAAACAGTTGTGATAACGCGATTGAAAGTACGAAAAAAGCGTATGAAAGTGTCGATTCAGTCGCAGACTCGGTCGGCCGTATTAATGAGCTTAGTGCTGAAATTGCTGTCGCGGCCACCCAGCAAAGTAAGGTTTCGGATGACATCGATAGCAACATGGTTGCAATACGAGAAGTGGTTGAGACGTTGGTCGCCAGTGGTGTTAAGGCACACCAAATAAACGATGTATTATCTAGTTCTAACGAAAAATTAGCCGCGCTTATTAACAAGTTTAAAGTGTAG
- a CDS encoding YifB family Mg chelatase-like AAA ATPase — translation MSLATIYSRARVGVASPLVTVETHISNGLPSLNIVGLPEAAVREAKDRVRSAIINSHFEFPTRRVTINLAPADLPKEGGRYDLAIAISVLVASGQLGEVNLQDIEFIGELALSGDIRGVPGLLPSAIACHQANRQLILPEDNQQEAALVESDAVFAKHLTQVTAHLLKLSQLPACVSKPTAPLPLDHKDMRDVKGQYQARRALEVAAAGGHNLLFIGPAGTGKTMLASRLPSIMPAMTEAEALAVASVQSVAGRKMGLDWHWSERPFRSPHHTCSAAALVGGGSIPKPGEASLAHCGVLFLDELPEFDRKVLEVLREPLESGEVHISRARGQMSFPARFQLVAAMNASNEAYNGGQDYYQSSASQKYLKKLSAPFLDRIDLHVEVPPLPSTVLVNAQEEGECSASIRVRVEKAVARQRARQGVQNALLSGRQLESICALSDEDKHFMQQALEKLKLSARAYHRVLKVALTLADLSDSPVTRAHLMESLSYRKMEKTLSMAVS, via the coding sequence ATGAGTTTAGCAACCATCTACAGTCGTGCCCGAGTGGGTGTGGCATCCCCTTTAGTCACAGTCGAAACCCATATATCGAACGGTTTACCGTCGTTAAATATTGTCGGATTGCCAGAAGCGGCGGTTCGAGAAGCAAAAGATCGTGTGCGTAGCGCGATTATTAATAGCCATTTTGAATTTCCTACCAGAAGAGTCACCATTAACCTTGCCCCTGCGGATTTACCCAAAGAAGGTGGTCGTTATGATTTAGCGATTGCGATCAGTGTGCTGGTGGCTTCAGGTCAATTAGGTGAAGTGAATCTTCAAGATATCGAATTTATTGGTGAGTTGGCGTTATCGGGGGATATTCGTGGTGTGCCAGGTTTATTGCCATCGGCGATTGCTTGTCATCAGGCTAATCGACAACTGATTCTTCCAGAAGACAATCAACAAGAAGCGGCTTTGGTTGAAAGTGATGCCGTGTTTGCAAAACACCTTACTCAAGTCACCGCGCACCTTTTAAAATTAAGCCAACTACCTGCCTGTGTTTCTAAACCGACGGCGCCGTTACCCTTAGATCACAAAGATATGCGGGATGTGAAAGGCCAATATCAAGCGCGACGAGCCTTGGAAGTCGCGGCGGCCGGCGGTCATAATCTTCTTTTTATTGGTCCAGCAGGTACAGGAAAAACCATGTTGGCATCGCGTTTGCCCAGCATTATGCCGGCCATGACCGAAGCTGAAGCGCTCGCGGTGGCGTCGGTTCAATCGGTCGCGGGACGAAAAATGGGATTGGATTGGCATTGGTCAGAACGCCCATTTCGCTCTCCGCACCATACTTGTTCTGCGGCGGCGCTTGTCGGAGGTGGTTCCATTCCTAAACCGGGTGAAGCCTCTTTGGCGCATTGTGGTGTTTTGTTCCTTGATGAGCTGCCAGAGTTTGATCGTAAGGTGTTAGAGGTTTTGCGAGAACCGTTAGAAAGCGGTGAAGTACATATTTCACGGGCGCGTGGACAGATGTCCTTTCCAGCGCGCTTCCAGCTGGTTGCCGCGATGAACGCCAGCAACGAAGCTTATAACGGTGGACAAGATTATTACCAATCCAGTGCCAGTCAAAAGTACCTTAAAAAACTCTCGGCGCCTTTTTTAGACCGTATCGACTTGCACGTGGAAGTGCCACCACTGCCTTCTACTGTTTTAGTGAATGCTCAAGAAGAGGGTGAATGCAGCGCCAGTATTCGTGTACGCGTTGAAAAAGCGGTAGCAAGGCAACGAGCGCGCCAAGGTGTACAAAATGCTTTGTTAAGTGGACGACAGCTAGAATCTATTTGCGCCCTAAGCGACGAGGATAAACACTTTATGCAGCAAGCGTTAGAAAAATTAAAGCTGTCAGCCCGTGCTTATCATCGGGTGTTAAAAGTCGCACTGACCTTGGCTGACCTTAGCGACTCGCCAGTAACTAGAGCACATTTAATGGAATCGTTAAGTTACCGAAAAATGGAAAAAACTTTATCTATGGCGGTTTCTTAA
- a CDS encoding TIGR02450 family Trp-rich protein: protein MHQINPNKLLLSKWTSTSPQYKEKHFIVTKLIRDEEETVIECVLEAVINKNQHTTPWQVLKSSDNWQQGWK from the coding sequence ATGCATCAAATAAACCCAAATAAATTACTTTTGTCTAAATGGACATCAACGTCACCACAATACAAAGAGAAGCATTTTATCGTCACCAAACTCATTCGGGATGAAGAAGAAACGGTTATAGAGTGCGTTCTTGAAGCCGTGATAAACAAAAACCAACATACCACACCTTGGCAAGTACTGAAGTCGTCAGACAACTGGCAACAAGGCTGGAAGTGA
- a CDS encoding accessory factor UbiK family protein, whose protein sequence is MIDQFIKQLGTGLEQAAETIGKLPKAEIQAQLHEVARNTLSKMDLVTREEFEVQAAMLAKYREKLAILEARLNELEK, encoded by the coding sequence ATGATAGATCAATTTATAAAGCAGTTGGGCACCGGATTAGAGCAAGCCGCAGAGACAATTGGTAAGCTACCTAAAGCAGAAATTCAGGCGCAACTACACGAAGTTGCCCGAAATACATTAAGCAAAATGGATTTGGTTACACGAGAAGAGTTCGAAGTACAGGCGGCTATGTTGGCAAAATATCGTGAAAAATTGGCCATATTAGAAGCGCGTTTAAATGAACTGGAAAAGTAG
- the glnK gene encoding P-II family nitrogen regulator: protein MKLITAIIKPFKLDDVREALSEIGVQGITVTEVKGFGRQKGHTELYRGAEYVVDFLPKVKIELAIADDMTDQVVEAITGAANTGKIGDGKIFIVNLEQAVRIRTGETGVEAV from the coding sequence ATGAAGCTTATAACTGCCATCATCAAGCCATTTAAATTGGATGATGTTCGAGAAGCACTTTCTGAAATTGGTGTTCAAGGTATCACCGTAACAGAAGTAAAAGGTTTCGGACGTCAAAAAGGCCACACAGAACTATACCGCGGCGCTGAATATGTAGTGGACTTTTTACCTAAGGTAAAAATCGAACTAGCGATTGCAGACGACATGACTGACCAAGTCGTTGAGGCCATCACTGGCGCAGCGAACACGGGCAAAATCGGCGACGGTAAGATCTTTATCGTTAACCTTGAACAAGCGGTTCGTATTCGTACCGGAGAGACTGGTGTAGAAGCAGTTTAA
- a CDS encoding ammonium transporter encodes MQDQIFHLQYAMDTFYFLVCGALVMWMAAGFAMLEAGLVRAKNTTEILTKNVALFAISCIMYLVCGYSVMYGGELFLTGIQDVDVTSTLTDFSGRDGGFEGGSIYSGASDFFFQVVFVATAMSIVSGAVAERMKLWSFLVFAVVMTAFIYPMEGNWTWGGGSVFGMYSLGDLGFTDFAGSGIVHMAGASAALAGVLVLGARKGKYGPNGEVRAIPGANLPLATLGTFILWMGWFGFNGGSVLKLGDIASANSVAMVFLNTNAAAAGGAIGALILARILFGKADLTMLLNGALAGLVAITAGPDTPSALGATLIGLVGGVIVVVSILTLDKLKIDDPVGAISVHGVVGLWGLLAVPLTNDGTTFGGQIAGALTIFVWVFFSSLVVWLIIKAIMGVRVTEEEEYEGVDLSECGMEAYPEFSKS; translated from the coding sequence ATGCAAGATCAAATTTTTCACTTACAATATGCCATGGACACCTTTTACTTCTTGGTGTGTGGCGCACTGGTTATGTGGATGGCAGCGGGATTTGCCATGTTGGAAGCAGGTCTAGTACGTGCTAAAAACACCACTGAGATTTTAACTAAGAACGTGGCATTATTTGCCATCTCTTGCATCATGTATCTCGTTTGCGGTTACTCCGTCATGTACGGTGGTGAGCTGTTTCTAACGGGTATTCAAGATGTAGACGTAACGTCTACTTTAACAGACTTCTCTGGTCGTGACGGCGGTTTTGAAGGCGGCTCAATCTACTCTGGCGCGTCTGACTTCTTCTTCCAAGTTGTGTTCGTTGCAACAGCAATGTCTATCGTCTCTGGCGCCGTTGCTGAGCGTATGAAGCTTTGGTCTTTCCTTGTGTTTGCGGTGGTAATGACAGCGTTCATCTACCCAATGGAAGGTAACTGGACGTGGGGCGGCGGTTCTGTCTTCGGCATGTATAGCCTTGGCGACCTAGGTTTCACTGACTTTGCAGGTTCCGGTATTGTTCACATGGCTGGTGCCTCTGCCGCATTGGCTGGTGTATTGGTGCTTGGTGCTCGTAAAGGTAAATACGGTCCTAACGGTGAAGTGCGTGCCATTCCTGGTGCTAACTTACCGCTTGCGACACTGGGTACTTTCATCCTTTGGATGGGTTGGTTCGGTTTCAATGGTGGTTCTGTATTGAAACTTGGCGATATCGCCAGCGCTAACTCGGTTGCAATGGTGTTCTTGAACACAAACGCAGCGGCAGCAGGCGGCGCAATTGGCGCACTTATTCTAGCTCGTATCTTATTCGGCAAAGCCGACCTAACCATGCTTCTAAACGGCGCATTGGCTGGTCTGGTTGCTATTACAGCAGGTCCTGATACACCTTCTGCTCTTGGAGCAACGTTAATCGGTCTAGTTGGTGGTGTGATTGTTGTTGTGTCTATCCTGACGCTAGACAAGCTTAAAATTGATGACCCAGTGGGCGCTATCTCTGTTCACGGTGTTGTGGGTCTTTGGGGCTTGCTAGCAGTGCCTCTTACAAACGATGGTACAACATTCGGCGGACAAATCGCTGGCGCATTGACTATCTTCGTTTGGGTATTCTTCTCTAGCCTAGTGGTTTGGCTGATCATCAAAGCCATCATGGGTGTTCGAGTGACGGAAGAAGAAGAATACGAAGGTGTTGACCTTTCTGAATGTGGTATGGAAGCGTACCCAGAATTCAGTAAGTCATAA
- a CDS encoding bifunctional GNAT family N-acetyltransferase/carbon-nitrogen hydrolase family protein — MMLEDLHLKIRNLTNNDYEQIKILMDKVYHDIGGSWPKHTIHQLVKDFPEGQICLEDHGNIVGIALSVQANYQRFSNPHTYDDLVDQKENILNDPEGDAMYGLDVLISPEYRGYRLGRRLYEARKELCRQHNLRAILAGGRIPNYHQHAHNLSPAEYLESVREKKIYDPILTFQLSNDFQVTRLLKRYLPEDEKSQGYATLLEWKNIFYEPETSVIRTRKTQVRIGAIQWQMREVASVDELLTQVEYFIDAVSDYKSDFVLFPEFFNAPLIGLSPDQNNQTEAIRFLASFTERFRNEMSQLAVSYNINVITGSMPLMEDDILYNVSYLCRRDGTVEEQKKIHITPHERRDWIIQGGNELRVFDTDAGRVGILICYDVEFPELGRLLAQQDMDILFVPFWTDTKNGYLRVRHCAQARAIENECYVVICGSCGNLPQVENLDIQYSQSSVFSPSDFSYPHDAVMAETTPNTEMIMFADLDLDKLKLTRSEGSVNNLKDRRTDLYSVNWHKK, encoded by the coding sequence ATCATGCTAGAAGACTTACATTTAAAAATTCGAAATTTAACCAACAATGATTACGAACAAATAAAGATACTGATGGATAAGGTCTACCATGACATCGGTGGTTCTTGGCCTAAACACACCATACACCAGCTGGTAAAAGATTTTCCTGAAGGACAAATTTGCCTAGAAGATCACGGCAACATTGTGGGTATTGCTCTGTCGGTACAAGCCAACTACCAACGCTTTAGTAACCCACACACATACGATGATTTGGTTGACCAAAAAGAAAACATTCTGAATGACCCTGAAGGCGACGCCATGTATGGTCTGGATGTGCTTATTTCACCAGAATATCGTGGTTATCGTTTGGGCCGTCGTCTTTATGAAGCGCGCAAGGAGTTGTGCCGTCAGCACAACCTACGTGCCATTTTAGCCGGCGGGCGAATTCCCAATTATCACCAACATGCACACAATTTATCACCCGCAGAATATCTAGAGTCAGTGCGTGAAAAAAAGATCTACGACCCTATTTTAACTTTCCAGCTTTCGAATGATTTCCAAGTTACTCGATTGCTAAAACGTTACTTGCCAGAAGATGAAAAGTCACAAGGCTATGCAACGCTTTTAGAGTGGAAAAATATTTTTTACGAGCCAGAAACCAGCGTTATTCGTACACGTAAAACACAAGTTCGTATTGGTGCGATTCAATGGCAAATGCGGGAAGTCGCCAGTGTGGACGAATTACTCACACAAGTTGAATACTTTATCGATGCCGTATCCGATTACAAAAGCGACTTTGTATTATTCCCAGAATTTTTTAACGCACCGCTTATCGGTTTAAGCCCAGACCAAAATAACCAAACCGAAGCCATTCGCTTTTTGGCAAGCTTTACTGAACGTTTCAGAAATGAAATGTCACAACTTGCAGTGAGTTATAACATCAACGTTATCACTGGTTCCATGCCATTGATGGAAGACGATATTCTTTACAACGTCAGCTATTTATGTCGCCGCGACGGCACGGTAGAAGAACAGAAAAAAATCCACATCACTCCGCATGAACGTCGTGACTGGATCATTCAAGGTGGCAATGAACTGCGCGTCTTTGACACCGACGCAGGGCGTGTTGGTATCCTGATCTGCTACGACGTTGAGTTCCCTGAACTTGGGCGTTTACTCGCCCAACAAGACATGGACATTCTCTTCGTTCCTTTCTGGACTGACACAAAAAATGGTTACTTACGGGTACGTCATTGCGCTCAAGCCCGTGCGATTGAAAACGAATGTTATGTGGTTATTTGTGGTAGCTGTGGCAACCTTCCACAGGTTGAAAACTTGGACATTCAATACTCACAAAGCTCTGTCTTTTCACCATCTGATTTCTCTTATCCCCACGACGCCGTCATGGCGGAAACGACACCCAATACTGAAATGATCATGTTCGCAGATCTTGATCTAGATAAGTTGAAATTAACGCGTAGCGAAGGTTCCGTTAACAATTTGAAAGACCGTCGTACCGACCTTTACTCTGTAAATTGGCACAAAAAGTAA